A genomic window from Sebastes fasciatus isolate fSebFas1 chromosome 7, fSebFas1.pri, whole genome shotgun sequence includes:
- the tmprss13a gene encoding transmembrane protease serine 13a isoform X1, whose amino-acid sequence MLEVGGVRPGEGEANLPVAAWKKNEPPPYYTIDVYTLPPLKSYDEVVYGVGPGLTPPSYPHYVPQMSPTVAVPQVTKSSKPPSRKRRRCWESNAQCYGGSGGILLVFGLLALGIWLGIRYGTQLATAAILFSDHNNGNKDNNGNVASQSRDICPNNTVQCDAIMDCEMGTDETNCVRFGVDGSLQVKTSQDGRFLPVCNSNWNPSFADKTCAQLGFRRSHNTRAIRSQSIGLQMTSSSSSFIQGQVNVSSSCPDQEVVALQCVDCGRQQSTSRIIGGSVAKEGQFPWQLSLHFRGSHVCGGVLISPDFVLTAAHCFPRSNPSALLAENWKVYGGVVSLDRLNEPNLVKRILLSEIYNNKTNDHDVALLKLASPVSFNAQIQPACLPAFDQQFRDGTRCWTSGFGTTEAGSAKISKDLMEVSVDLIGRTECNRLYGGSVTKNMLCAGHLNGGKDSCQGDSGGPLVCEKDKRWYLAGITSWGEGCGERNRPGVYTDVKSVLPWIYSSMQQKRP is encoded by the exons ATGCTGGAAGTGGGAGGTGTCAGGCCAGGAGAGGGGGAGGCAAACCTACCTGTTGCTGCTTGGAAGAAG AACGAGCCCCCTCCTTACTACACCATTGATGTGTACACCCTGCCCCCCCTCAAGTCCTATGACGAGGTGGTGTATGGCGTGGGTCCGGGCCTGACACCCCCCTCCTATCCACATTACGTCCCCCAGATGTCACCGACTGTTGCCGTTCCCCAAGTTACAAAGTCAAGCAAAC CCCCcagcagaaagaggaggagatgcTGGGAGAGTAATGCCCAGTGTTACGGAGGGTCAGGGGGAATCTTACTGGTGTTCGGTCTGCTGGCACTGGGCATCTGGCTTGGAA TTCGTTATGGCACCCAGTTGGCGACAGCAGCAATCCTCTTCAGTGATCACAATAATGGCAATAAGGATAATAATGGAAATGTGGCTTCGCAAAGCCGGGACATCTGCCCCAACAATACTGTCCAATGTGATGCGATAATGGACTGCGAAATGGGCACTGACGAAACAAACTGTG TGAGGTTTGGCGTGGACGGCAGTCTGCAGGTCAAGACATCTCAAGATGGCCGCTTTCTACCAGTGTGCAACAGTAACTGGAACCCGAGCTTCGCCGATAAGACCTGCGCTCAGCTCGGATTCAGAAG GTCCCATAACACCAGAGCAATTAGATCCCAGTCCATTGGTTTACAGATGACCAGCAGCTCGTCTTCATTTATACAGGGTCAAGTAAACGTCAG TTCATCCTGTCCAGACCAGGAGGTTGTTGCCCTGCAGTGTGTGG ACTGCGGTCGGCAGCAGTCTACATCCCGGATCATCGGGGGCAGCGTAGCTAAGGAGGGTCAGTTTCCTTGGCAGTTGTCGTTGCACTTCAGAGGATCCCACGTCTGTGGAGGAGTCCTGATCTCTCctgattttgtgctgactgCTGCCCACTGCTTCCCAAG AAGCAACCCTTCAGCTCTCTTGGCGGAGAACTGGAAAGTGTATGGTGGAGTGGTGTCTCTGGACAGACTGAATGAGCCCAACCTGGTTAAGAGGATCCTACTCAGTGAGATCTACAACAACAAGACTAATGACCACGATGTCGCTCTGCTCAAACTTGCATCTCCAGTTAGTTTCAATG CTCAAATCCAGCCAGCTTGTCTGCCAGCTTTTGACCAGCAATTTCGCGATGGAACCAGATGCTGGACCTCAGGTTTTGGCACCACTGAGGCAGGATCAG CTAAGATCTCCAAGGATCTGATGGAAGTGTCTGTGGACCTCATTGGTAGAACAGAATGTAATAGATTGTATGGAGGCTCCGTGACCAAGAACATGCTCTGTGCCGGGCACCTGAATGGAGGCAAAGACTCCTGTCAG GGTGACAGCGGTGGACCTTTGGTGTGCGAGAAAGACAAACGTTGGTACCTGGCGGGGATCACCAGCTGGGGAGAAGGATGCGGTGAAAGAAATAGGCCTGGTGTTTACACCGACGTCAAAAGTGTTCTGCCCTGGATCTATAGCAGTATGCAG CAAAAGAGGCCATGA
- the tmprss13a gene encoding transmembrane protease serine 13a isoform X2, giving the protein MAKHDMNEPPPYYTIDVYTLPPLKSYDEVVYGVGPGLTPPSYPHYVPQMSPTVAVPQVTKSSKPPSRKRRRCWESNAQCYGGSGGILLVFGLLALGIWLGIRYGTQLATAAILFSDHNNGNKDNNGNVASQSRDICPNNTVQCDAIMDCEMGTDETNCVRFGVDGSLQVKTSQDGRFLPVCNSNWNPSFADKTCAQLGFRRSHNTRAIRSQSIGLQMTSSSSSFIQGQVNVSSSCPDQEVVALQCVDCGRQQSTSRIIGGSVAKEGQFPWQLSLHFRGSHVCGGVLISPDFVLTAAHCFPRSNPSALLAENWKVYGGVVSLDRLNEPNLVKRILLSEIYNNKTNDHDVALLKLASPVSFNAQIQPACLPAFDQQFRDGTRCWTSGFGTTEAGSAKISKDLMEVSVDLIGRTECNRLYGGSVTKNMLCAGHLNGGKDSCQGDSGGPLVCEKDKRWYLAGITSWGEGCGERNRPGVYTDVKSVLPWIYSSMQQKRP; this is encoded by the exons ATGGCAAAGCATGACATG AACGAGCCCCCTCCTTACTACACCATTGATGTGTACACCCTGCCCCCCCTCAAGTCCTATGACGAGGTGGTGTATGGCGTGGGTCCGGGCCTGACACCCCCCTCCTATCCACATTACGTCCCCCAGATGTCACCGACTGTTGCCGTTCCCCAAGTTACAAAGTCAAGCAAAC CCCCcagcagaaagaggaggagatgcTGGGAGAGTAATGCCCAGTGTTACGGAGGGTCAGGGGGAATCTTACTGGTGTTCGGTCTGCTGGCACTGGGCATCTGGCTTGGAA TTCGTTATGGCACCCAGTTGGCGACAGCAGCAATCCTCTTCAGTGATCACAATAATGGCAATAAGGATAATAATGGAAATGTGGCTTCGCAAAGCCGGGACATCTGCCCCAACAATACTGTCCAATGTGATGCGATAATGGACTGCGAAATGGGCACTGACGAAACAAACTGTG TGAGGTTTGGCGTGGACGGCAGTCTGCAGGTCAAGACATCTCAAGATGGCCGCTTTCTACCAGTGTGCAACAGTAACTGGAACCCGAGCTTCGCCGATAAGACCTGCGCTCAGCTCGGATTCAGAAG GTCCCATAACACCAGAGCAATTAGATCCCAGTCCATTGGTTTACAGATGACCAGCAGCTCGTCTTCATTTATACAGGGTCAAGTAAACGTCAG TTCATCCTGTCCAGACCAGGAGGTTGTTGCCCTGCAGTGTGTGG ACTGCGGTCGGCAGCAGTCTACATCCCGGATCATCGGGGGCAGCGTAGCTAAGGAGGGTCAGTTTCCTTGGCAGTTGTCGTTGCACTTCAGAGGATCCCACGTCTGTGGAGGAGTCCTGATCTCTCctgattttgtgctgactgCTGCCCACTGCTTCCCAAG AAGCAACCCTTCAGCTCTCTTGGCGGAGAACTGGAAAGTGTATGGTGGAGTGGTGTCTCTGGACAGACTGAATGAGCCCAACCTGGTTAAGAGGATCCTACTCAGTGAGATCTACAACAACAAGACTAATGACCACGATGTCGCTCTGCTCAAACTTGCATCTCCAGTTAGTTTCAATG CTCAAATCCAGCCAGCTTGTCTGCCAGCTTTTGACCAGCAATTTCGCGATGGAACCAGATGCTGGACCTCAGGTTTTGGCACCACTGAGGCAGGATCAG CTAAGATCTCCAAGGATCTGATGGAAGTGTCTGTGGACCTCATTGGTAGAACAGAATGTAATAGATTGTATGGAGGCTCCGTGACCAAGAACATGCTCTGTGCCGGGCACCTGAATGGAGGCAAAGACTCCTGTCAG GGTGACAGCGGTGGACCTTTGGTGTGCGAGAAAGACAAACGTTGGTACCTGGCGGGGATCACCAGCTGGGGAGAAGGATGCGGTGAAAGAAATAGGCCTGGTGTTTACACCGACGTCAAAAGTGTTCTGCCCTGGATCTATAGCAGTATGCAG CAAAAGAGGCCATGA